From a single Oreochromis niloticus isolate F11D_XX linkage group LG3, O_niloticus_UMD_NMBU, whole genome shotgun sequence genomic region:
- the LOC100700682 gene encoding toll-like receptor 13 isoform X1, which translates to MNRSPGQGWSDHGKRCIDQQYAPTSIFLKKVKTTTKINMLATESVSLLLLSLLSSLFHCEHSLAFSLKNCTILYSENPNNVSVTCAERHLTAIPDDIPGNAVLLNLSSNHILNISRMDLRGLSKLEALYVKYNWILQIDNGTFADLVELKVLDLGENSLTALTKNMFQGLSKLETLSLNSNIISFISPVVFQPLVMIRSVDLSHNFLHQITDIDHIIKLPTLQHLIITHNNFTSFQSDDLHVNTSNLLVLSLDSVKKFSITRDIFPHLQSLDLRGWTRNIQWVVSNKTFLRSLTRLHMSETSLNFEVYKTILQTTYSLQEFQMDNIKKWIDDGLIDVACQIHSLRTVDVRNSEIHTIKENMLQSCSNLTELNLSSNHIESVADNALQSMTQLRSLILQNNYLSKLPVDVQGLTTLEVYDLSINDISELYCPYFWNLTSLTILDLSHNRISYIYECVFENLNNLKILNLENNKILSFIKTFNDKLQTLEFLNLRNVDIMDFIQGDFHSLSSLQYLDIDLHECVSVDEGGFEGLDNLQILYLLGDNYFYDHFNGLSNLSTLILNVVSSQPHNSSEQRDKPFSNLPRLKELVIKVHKGYYDISKDVLSGLTSLESLRTEAYFMGSLHPDTFKHTPQLKGLTITYSELSVLTSDVFLPIPNLMMLDLSNNKLRSLDFLAEAKLPALRWLNVSDNELFVISEAVIQSLPGLTYLDLSANLLTCECSNYGLIQWIQSSKQTQVVNAHQYTCVFPVSQRGNKFLDFGFDSCWIDAALLCFLFSSSLVVLTLLASFIYHFLRSHLTYAYYLFVAFLYDNKRRKKGIPHSYDAFVSYNVHDEAWVCGELLPELEGQQGWRLCLHHRDFEPGKPIVENITEAIYSSRKTICVVSQHYLQSEWCSKEIQMASFRLFDEHKDVLILVFLEDIPAKQLSPYYQIRSLVKKSSYLSWPHAGQHTGIFWQKIRQALERVENPTDHTCLLTG; encoded by the exons ATGAACAGGTCGCCCGGCCAGGGCTGGTCAGACCATGGCAAGAG GTGTATTGATCAACAGTATGCCCCCACCTCCATCTTCCTCAAGAAAGTGAAAACCACCACTAAGATCAACATGCTAGCTACAGAAAGTGTGTCTCTGCTGCTTCTCTCACTTCTGTCTTCTTTGTTCCATTGTGAACATTCACTTGCTTTTTCACTAAAAAACTGCACAATCCTCTATTCTGAAAATCCAAACAATGTGTCAGTTACATGTGCAGAGCGTCACCTCACTGCTATACCAGATGACATTCCTGGAAATGCAGTATTGCTCAATCTCAGCtcaaatcacattttaaatatttccagGATGGATTTAAGAGGTTTATCTAAGCTTGAAGCTCTATATGTTAAATATAATTGGATTTTACAAATTGATAATGGAACTTTTGCAGACTTGGTAGAGTTAAAGGTTCTCGACTTGGGTGAAAACTCACTCACAGCACTGacaaaaaacatgtttcagGGTCTTTCCAAATTAGAGACCCTATCTCTGAACAGCAACATTATCTCATTTATCTCCCCTGTGGTCTTTCAGCCCCTGGTCATGATACGTTCAGTAGATTTGAGCCACAATTTCCTGCATCAAATTACAGATATTGATCACATTATTAAACTCCCGACTTTACAACATTTGATTATTACTCACAACAACTTTACTTCGTTTCAGTCAGATGACCTCCATGTAAATACCTCAAACCTACTCGTTCTAAGTTTGGATTCAGTGAAGAAGTTCAGCATTACAAGAGACATTTTTCCTCATCTGCAGTCTCTGGACTTGCGAGGCTGGACCAGGAACATCCAGTGGGTAGTATCAAACAAGACCTTTTTGAGGAGCCTAACGAGACTGCACATGAGTGAAACGTCTCTTAACTTTGAGGTGTACAAAACGATTCTGCAGACTACTTACTCTCTTCAAGAGTTTCAGATGGATAACATAAAAAAGTGGATAGATGATGGTCTCATAGACGTCGCCTGCCAAATTCATTCTCTAAGAACTGTTGATGTGAGAAATAGTGAAATTCACACCATAAAAGAGAACATGCTCCAGTCTTGCTCTAACCTTACTGAGCTCAATTTATCATCTAACCATATAGAGAGCGTGGCTGATAATGCGCTCCAATCAATGACACAGCTCAGAAGCCTGATATTACAAAATAATTATCTGTCCAAACTGCCAGTGGACGTCCAAGGACTCACCACACTGGAAGTCTATGACCTTAGCATCAATGACATCAGTGAACTTTACTGTCCTTACTTCTGGAATTTAACAAGCCTAACAATACTCGATCTGAGCCACAATCGTATATCCTATATCTATGAGTGTGTTTTTGAAAATTTAAACAATTTGAAAATCTTAAATCTTGAAAACAATAAGATTTTGTCATTTATAAAAACCTTCAATGATAAATTACAGACATTGGAGTTTTTGAATTTGAGAAATGTTGATATCATGGATTTCATTCAAGGAGATTTTCATAGTCTGTCTTCCCTTCAATATTTGGATATTGACTTACACGagtgtgtcagtgttgatgaaGGAGGGTTCGAAGGACTTGATAACCTCCAGATTCTTTATCTGTTAGGTGATAATTATTTTTATGACCATTTCAATGGACTGTCAAACTTAAGCACTCTGATCCTAAATGTTGTTTCTAGCCAGCCACATAACAGCTCTGAACAAAGGGATAAGCCTTTCTCAAATTTACCCAGATTGAAGGAACTTGTGATCAAGGTTCATAAAGGTTATTACGATATTTCCAAAGATGTTCTCAGTGGTCTGACTTCTTTAGAGTCCTTAAGGACAGAGGCATACTTCATGGGATCTTTGCACCCAgacacatttaaacacacaccaCAACTGAAAGGTCTTACGATAACTTACAGCGAGCTTTCAGTTTTAACATCTGACGTGTTCTTACCAATTCCAAACCTGATGATGCTCGACCTCTCCAACAATAAACTCAGGTCTTTGGATTTTCTAGCAGAGGCCAAACTGCCAGCACTCAGGTGGCTAAACGTCAGTGACAATGAATTGTTTGTAATCAGCGAAGCAGTCATCCAATCCCTTCCAGGCTTGACATATCTGGATCTGTCTGCTAACCTTTTAACATGTGAATGTTCTAATTATGGTCTTATCCAGTGGATTCAAAGCAGCAAACAGACGCAGGTTGTTAATGCACATCAGTACACttgtgtgtttcctgtcagccaACGGGGAAACAAATTCCTTGACTTTGGTTTTGACTCCTGTTGGATAGATGCTGCCTTGCTCTGCTTCCTTTTTAGCTCTAGTCTAGTTGTGCTTACTCTCCTTGCATCCTTCATCTACCACTTCCTGAGGTCACACCTCACTTATGCCTACTACCTCTTCGTGGCCTTTCTCTATGATAataagaggaggaagaaaggtATTCCTCACAGCTACGATGCCTTTGTCTCCTACAATGTTCATGATGAAGCTTGGGTCTGCGGAGAGTTGCTTCCAGAGCTGGAGGGTCAGCAGGGCTGGAGACTCTGTCTGCACCACAGAGACTTTGAACCAG gtaAGCCCATCGTAGAAAACATTACAGAGGCCATCTATAGCAGCAGAAAGACTATCTGCGTGGTCAGCCAGCATTACCTGCAGAGTGAGTGGTGCTCCAAAGAAATCCAGATGGCCAG TTTCCGTCTGTTCGATGAGCACAAGGATGTGTTGATCCTGGTGTTTCTGGAGGACATACCAGCCAAGCAGCTGTCTCCGTACTACCAAATTAGGAGTCTGGTGAAGAAAAGCTCTTACCTGAGCTGGCCACATGCTGGTCAACATACTGGAATCTTCTGGCAGAAAATACGACAAGCTCTCGAGAGAGTTGAAAACCCCACTGACCACACGTGCCTCCTCACTGGATAG
- the LOC100700682 gene encoding toll-like receptor 13 isoform X2, which yields MLATESVSLLLLSLLSSLFHCEHSLAFSLKNCTILYSENPNNVSVTCAERHLTAIPDDIPGNAVLLNLSSNHILNISRMDLRGLSKLEALYVKYNWILQIDNGTFADLVELKVLDLGENSLTALTKNMFQGLSKLETLSLNSNIISFISPVVFQPLVMIRSVDLSHNFLHQITDIDHIIKLPTLQHLIITHNNFTSFQSDDLHVNTSNLLVLSLDSVKKFSITRDIFPHLQSLDLRGWTRNIQWVVSNKTFLRSLTRLHMSETSLNFEVYKTILQTTYSLQEFQMDNIKKWIDDGLIDVACQIHSLRTVDVRNSEIHTIKENMLQSCSNLTELNLSSNHIESVADNALQSMTQLRSLILQNNYLSKLPVDVQGLTTLEVYDLSINDISELYCPYFWNLTSLTILDLSHNRISYIYECVFENLNNLKILNLENNKILSFIKTFNDKLQTLEFLNLRNVDIMDFIQGDFHSLSSLQYLDIDLHECVSVDEGGFEGLDNLQILYLLGDNYFYDHFNGLSNLSTLILNVVSSQPHNSSEQRDKPFSNLPRLKELVIKVHKGYYDISKDVLSGLTSLESLRTEAYFMGSLHPDTFKHTPQLKGLTITYSELSVLTSDVFLPIPNLMMLDLSNNKLRSLDFLAEAKLPALRWLNVSDNELFVISEAVIQSLPGLTYLDLSANLLTCECSNYGLIQWIQSSKQTQVVNAHQYTCVFPVSQRGNKFLDFGFDSCWIDAALLCFLFSSSLVVLTLLASFIYHFLRSHLTYAYYLFVAFLYDNKRRKKGIPHSYDAFVSYNVHDEAWVCGELLPELEGQQGWRLCLHHRDFEPGKPIVENITEAIYSSRKTICVVSQHYLQSEWCSKEIQMASFRLFDEHKDVLILVFLEDIPAKQLSPYYQIRSLVKKSSYLSWPHAGQHTGIFWQKIRQALERVENPTDHTCLLTG from the exons ATGCTAGCTACAGAAAGTGTGTCTCTGCTGCTTCTCTCACTTCTGTCTTCTTTGTTCCATTGTGAACATTCACTTGCTTTTTCACTAAAAAACTGCACAATCCTCTATTCTGAAAATCCAAACAATGTGTCAGTTACATGTGCAGAGCGTCACCTCACTGCTATACCAGATGACATTCCTGGAAATGCAGTATTGCTCAATCTCAGCtcaaatcacattttaaatatttccagGATGGATTTAAGAGGTTTATCTAAGCTTGAAGCTCTATATGTTAAATATAATTGGATTTTACAAATTGATAATGGAACTTTTGCAGACTTGGTAGAGTTAAAGGTTCTCGACTTGGGTGAAAACTCACTCACAGCACTGacaaaaaacatgtttcagGGTCTTTCCAAATTAGAGACCCTATCTCTGAACAGCAACATTATCTCATTTATCTCCCCTGTGGTCTTTCAGCCCCTGGTCATGATACGTTCAGTAGATTTGAGCCACAATTTCCTGCATCAAATTACAGATATTGATCACATTATTAAACTCCCGACTTTACAACATTTGATTATTACTCACAACAACTTTACTTCGTTTCAGTCAGATGACCTCCATGTAAATACCTCAAACCTACTCGTTCTAAGTTTGGATTCAGTGAAGAAGTTCAGCATTACAAGAGACATTTTTCCTCATCTGCAGTCTCTGGACTTGCGAGGCTGGACCAGGAACATCCAGTGGGTAGTATCAAACAAGACCTTTTTGAGGAGCCTAACGAGACTGCACATGAGTGAAACGTCTCTTAACTTTGAGGTGTACAAAACGATTCTGCAGACTACTTACTCTCTTCAAGAGTTTCAGATGGATAACATAAAAAAGTGGATAGATGATGGTCTCATAGACGTCGCCTGCCAAATTCATTCTCTAAGAACTGTTGATGTGAGAAATAGTGAAATTCACACCATAAAAGAGAACATGCTCCAGTCTTGCTCTAACCTTACTGAGCTCAATTTATCATCTAACCATATAGAGAGCGTGGCTGATAATGCGCTCCAATCAATGACACAGCTCAGAAGCCTGATATTACAAAATAATTATCTGTCCAAACTGCCAGTGGACGTCCAAGGACTCACCACACTGGAAGTCTATGACCTTAGCATCAATGACATCAGTGAACTTTACTGTCCTTACTTCTGGAATTTAACAAGCCTAACAATACTCGATCTGAGCCACAATCGTATATCCTATATCTATGAGTGTGTTTTTGAAAATTTAAACAATTTGAAAATCTTAAATCTTGAAAACAATAAGATTTTGTCATTTATAAAAACCTTCAATGATAAATTACAGACATTGGAGTTTTTGAATTTGAGAAATGTTGATATCATGGATTTCATTCAAGGAGATTTTCATAGTCTGTCTTCCCTTCAATATTTGGATATTGACTTACACGagtgtgtcagtgttgatgaaGGAGGGTTCGAAGGACTTGATAACCTCCAGATTCTTTATCTGTTAGGTGATAATTATTTTTATGACCATTTCAATGGACTGTCAAACTTAAGCACTCTGATCCTAAATGTTGTTTCTAGCCAGCCACATAACAGCTCTGAACAAAGGGATAAGCCTTTCTCAAATTTACCCAGATTGAAGGAACTTGTGATCAAGGTTCATAAAGGTTATTACGATATTTCCAAAGATGTTCTCAGTGGTCTGACTTCTTTAGAGTCCTTAAGGACAGAGGCATACTTCATGGGATCTTTGCACCCAgacacatttaaacacacaccaCAACTGAAAGGTCTTACGATAACTTACAGCGAGCTTTCAGTTTTAACATCTGACGTGTTCTTACCAATTCCAAACCTGATGATGCTCGACCTCTCCAACAATAAACTCAGGTCTTTGGATTTTCTAGCAGAGGCCAAACTGCCAGCACTCAGGTGGCTAAACGTCAGTGACAATGAATTGTTTGTAATCAGCGAAGCAGTCATCCAATCCCTTCCAGGCTTGACATATCTGGATCTGTCTGCTAACCTTTTAACATGTGAATGTTCTAATTATGGTCTTATCCAGTGGATTCAAAGCAGCAAACAGACGCAGGTTGTTAATGCACATCAGTACACttgtgtgtttcctgtcagccaACGGGGAAACAAATTCCTTGACTTTGGTTTTGACTCCTGTTGGATAGATGCTGCCTTGCTCTGCTTCCTTTTTAGCTCTAGTCTAGTTGTGCTTACTCTCCTTGCATCCTTCATCTACCACTTCCTGAGGTCACACCTCACTTATGCCTACTACCTCTTCGTGGCCTTTCTCTATGATAataagaggaggaagaaaggtATTCCTCACAGCTACGATGCCTTTGTCTCCTACAATGTTCATGATGAAGCTTGGGTCTGCGGAGAGTTGCTTCCAGAGCTGGAGGGTCAGCAGGGCTGGAGACTCTGTCTGCACCACAGAGACTTTGAACCAG gtaAGCCCATCGTAGAAAACATTACAGAGGCCATCTATAGCAGCAGAAAGACTATCTGCGTGGTCAGCCAGCATTACCTGCAGAGTGAGTGGTGCTCCAAAGAAATCCAGATGGCCAG TTTCCGTCTGTTCGATGAGCACAAGGATGTGTTGATCCTGGTGTTTCTGGAGGACATACCAGCCAAGCAGCTGTCTCCGTACTACCAAATTAGGAGTCTGGTGAAGAAAAGCTCTTACCTGAGCTGGCCACATGCTGGTCAACATACTGGAATCTTCTGGCAGAAAATACGACAAGCTCTCGAGAGAGTTGAAAACCCCACTGACCACACGTGCCTCCTCACTGGATAG
- the LOC112846185 gene encoding uncharacterized protein LOC112846185, which yields MPRTLVWGQSSRSDWKVHCIRVPSSHVVCIRPSGTMTWGIKSCLLSNLTLEEWRHWLEGSEHPVLVWTDHKNLAYLQAAKRLNARQARWALFFTRFNLVITYRPGSRNTEPNALSRQFSLVEDAEEKDKPILPASCIIGAVTWEVERLIINALQQDPDPGSGLAGRQYVPVVVRGKVIHWAHMAKFSCHRGQNRTVRFLQRLFWWPSLAKDVREYVTAFCAQNKVPSSPPSGHL from the coding sequence ATGCCTCGGACTCTGGTGTGGGGGCAGTCCTCTCGCAGCGATTGGAAGGTACATTGCATCCGTGTGCCTTCTTCTCATGTCGTCTGTATCAGGCCGAGTGGAACTATGACGTGGGGGATCAAGAGCTGCTTGCTATCAAACTTAACCTTAGAGGAGTGGCGTCACTGGTTGGAGGGGAGCGAGCACCCAGTTCTTGTTTGGACGGATCACAAGAACCTTGCCTACCTTCAAGCGGCTAAACGCCTCAATGCCAGACAAGCCAGGTGGGCCTtgtttttcacccgtttcaacCTTGTGATTACTTACAGGCCAGGCTCACGCAACACTGAACCCAACGCCCTCTCACGTCAATTCTCACTGGTGGAGGATGCAGAAGAAAAGGACAAACCCATCCTTCCTGCTTCCTGTATCATCGGGGCAGTCACCTGGGAGGTCGAGAGGCTGATCATAAATGCCCTGCAGCAGGATCCAGACCCTGGGTCAGGCCTGGCGGGCCGGCAGTACGTCCCTGTGGTTGTTCGGGGCAAGGTGATCCACTGGGCACATATGGCAAAGTTCTCCTGCCATCGGGGTCAGAATcgcaccgttagattcctccaGCGTCTATTTTGGTGGCCTTCCCTTGCCAAGGACGTCCGGGAATATGTGACGGCCTTTTGTGCCCAAAACAAGGTGCCAAGCTCCCCACCGTCGGGCCACCTGTGA
- the LOC109203507 gene encoding toll-like receptor 13, which translates to MMLDLSNNKLRSLDFLAEAKQSALKWLNVSNNELFVISETVIRSLPGLTYLDLSANLLTCECSNYGLIQWIQSSKQTQVVNAHQYTCVFPVSQRGNKFLDFGFDSCRIDAALLCFLFSSSLVVLTLLASFIYHFLRWHLTYAYYLFLAFLYDNRRRKKGIPHSYDAFVSYNVHDEAWVCGELLLKLEGQQGWRLCLHHRDFEPGVDAFHYGTEKREFSTPQCLFFRFDSTMPPRATPVSPVSKTATGYRLFNEHKDVLIMVFLEDIPAKQLSPYYQIWSLVKRSSYLSWPQAVQHTGVFWQKYNNLFLSREKKPLLSTGASSLDTRESSNDI; encoded by the exons ATGATGCTCGACCTCTCCAACAATAAACTCAGGTCATTGGATTTTCTAGCAGAGGCCAAACAATCGGCACTCAAGTGGCTAAACGTCAGCAACAATGAATTGTTTGTAATCAGCGAAACAGTCATCCGATCCCTTCCAGGCTTGACATATCTGGATCTATCTGCTAACCTTTTAACATGTGAATGTTCTAATTATGGTCTTATCCAGTGGATTCAAAGCAGCAAACAGACACAGGTTGTTAATGCACATCAGTACacttgtgtgtttcctgttagCCAACGGGGAAACAAATTCCTGGACTTTGGCTTTGACTCCTGTCGGATAGATGCTGCCTTGCTCTGCTTCCTTTTTAGCTCTAGTCTAGTTGTGCTTACTCTCCTTGCATCCTTCATCTACCACTTCCTGAGGTGGCACCTCACTTATGCCTACTACCTCTTCCTGGCCTTTCTCTATGATAACAGGAGGCGGAAGAAAGGTATTCCTCACAGCTACGATGCCTTTGTCTCCTACAATGTTCATGATGAAGCTTGGGTCTGCGGAGAGTTGCTTTTAAAGCTGGAGGGTCAGCAGGGCTGGAGACTCTGTCTGCACCACAGAGACTTTGAACCAGGTGTTGATGCTTTTCATTA TGGCACTGAAAAGAGGGAGTTTTCGACACcacagtgtcttttttttcGCTTTGACAGCACT atgccgccccgggcaacccccgtgtcgcccgtatcaaaaaccgctactgg CTACCGTCTCTTCAATGAGCACAAGGATGTGTTGATCATGGTATTTCTGGAGGACATACCAGCCAAGCAGCTGTCTCCGTACTACCAAATTTGGAGTCTGGTGAAGAGGAGCTCTTACTTGAGTTGGCCACAGGCTGTTCAGCACACTGGAGTCTTCTGGCAGAAATACAACAACCTCTTTCTCTCTCGAGAGAAGAAACCCCTGCTGAGCACAGGCGCCTCCTCACTGGACACCAGAGAGTCATCCAATGATATTTAA
- the LOC100700682 gene encoding toll-like receptor 13 isoform X3, translated as MNRSPGQGWSDHGKRCIDQQYAPTSIFLKKVKTTTKINMLATETWVCGELLPELEGQQGWRLCLHHRDFEPGKPIVENITEAIYSSRKTICVVSQHYLQSEWCSKEIQMASFRLFDEHKDVLILVFLEDIPAKQLSPYYQIRSLVKKSSYLSWPHAGQHTGIFWQKIRQALERVENPTDHTCLLTG; from the exons ATGAACAGGTCGCCCGGCCAGGGCTGGTCAGACCATGGCAAGAG GTGTATTGATCAACAGTATGCCCCCACCTCCATCTTCCTCAAGAAAGTGAAAACCACCACTAAGATCAACATGCTAGCTACAGAAA CTTGGGTCTGCGGAGAGTTGCTTCCAGAGCTGGAGGGTCAGCAGGGCTGGAGACTCTGTCTGCACCACAGAGACTTTGAACCAG gtaAGCCCATCGTAGAAAACATTACAGAGGCCATCTATAGCAGCAGAAAGACTATCTGCGTGGTCAGCCAGCATTACCTGCAGAGTGAGTGGTGCTCCAAAGAAATCCAGATGGCCAG TTTCCGTCTGTTCGATGAGCACAAGGATGTGTTGATCCTGGTGTTTCTGGAGGACATACCAGCCAAGCAGCTGTCTCCGTACTACCAAATTAGGAGTCTGGTGAAGAAAAGCTCTTACCTGAGCTGGCCACATGCTGGTCAACATACTGGAATCTTCTGGCAGAAAATACGACAAGCTCTCGAGAGAGTTGAAAACCCCACTGACCACACGTGCCTCCTCACTGGATAG